The Juglans regia cultivar Chandler chromosome 10, Walnut 2.0, whole genome shotgun sequence genome includes the window CTCAAGGAAGAAAAGGTGCAAGAAGAATCTGACAAATTAATATGCTCATCATAATTTACTGCTAGCAATTTGTTGGAAAATGAAGCTTTGAAGTTTCTCCTATGTAAGCAATTTACTTAATGTATGAGCACAAACATTTATAAGTTTTGACTGTAagcattctatcaaattttggtGGTGTATTTATGCATGTTCATATGGTATCAAaatgcactctctctctcactgttCTGTTTCTTTTGGAGAGGTACAGTTTACATTTGACTCAAATTAGAGCCATTTTTTCACTTTTGGAACTTTTTCTTCCTTGCTTGTTTACaacatgaataaatatagatagaagtcactattaggagcatccattttgtatacatgatgtggcatcatctagaccacacatctccccaagtgagtgttgggaacaatcaactagaagcagccacgcagtgagtgcaaagtgtgcactgctataatggtttctctctagcattactcttacaACATACTACAACCCAAAATTAATCAATTTGCGATTAAAAAGCTGGCTGAAGCCAAGAAATTCTGTTAACTTAAGTAACGTTGCCATAATTGTTCCACAATCTTAAAGGTCTTATGGACTACCAAACTAGCATGCTCGATTTGTTTCTCACTTAGCATACTTGTACCCCACTCACTAAAAGCTACATCAGCAGGTTTACAAAAATCAATGTTGGAACAACGAACAATACACGGCAAAGGATATGCACTTATGCCAGTCGAATCTCGAACAGCAGCAGCAAAGACTCCCAGATCAACCCCATTCCTGCATTGAATCCCATAATCTCGTTGAAGATCAGCCAGGTTGCTTTTGATGCTGACACCAACAAATGTTATATCTGAAAGATCGAGAAACTTGGAAAGGGAAGTGGGTAGTTTCTCGAAGTGTGTAAGGTGTATAATAAGGCAATCATTTTCTACACCTAGCATCAACACTACAACTCTTTCCTTGACCATTCCGTAACTAGCTGAGCAGAATGACTTCTCTATATCTAAAGCCACAACTCTCTCAGGGACATTACCTCTCTCATGCAGCTTTTCATTAACCTTAGACAAGAGTAATCTAAGGCTCTCTTCCAGCGCCAGCTCATCGGTCACAACAGTCGTTTTGAACTTTCCTCTAAGGGCTTTGAAGTTAAAAGACCTTGACATCTTCTAAAGTGAAATGGAAGGATAAACTATTCTTCATTCAAATAAAGAATAAGAATGATGAGCTACTGCATTGGACTAGCAAGAGGTGGCTATTTATATGCAACCTAGATATATTGTATGAACTCCTGCTAAATTGCTCTGCCTCTTCGGTTGCAGCAAAGCTAGAATTCCAAGATGGGGTGTAGTGATATTGTCTTTGGGAAGCTACACCGGCTTTGACAACTACATGGAAACTTGAAGAGGAAGACCGAGAGTCACCTCTTTTCCAGGTTTAATTTCCGCCGCGTAACTTAGTAcatggttttttgtttttttattcaattctcaTCTCTTTATTAA containing:
- the LOC118349581 gene encoding uncharacterized protein LOC118349581, with protein sequence MSRSFNFKALRGKFKTTVVTDELALEESLRLLLSKVNEKLHERGNVPERVVALDIEKSFCSASYGMVKERVVVLMLGVENDCLIIHLTHFEKLPTSLSKFLDLSDITFVGVSIKSNLADLQRDYGIQCRNGVDLGVFAAAVRDSTGISAYPLPCIVRCSNIDFCKPADVAFSEWGTSMLSEKQIEHASLVVHKTFKIVEQLWQRYLS